One stretch of Paenibacillus sp. FSL R5-0341 DNA includes these proteins:
- a CDS encoding XRE family transcriptional regulator has protein sequence MKNINSILAQNLKQLREQRKLSLDKVAEMSGISKTMLGQIERGESNPSIATVWKIANGLKISFTALIHEPKSDTTVVTGDDIQVLMEDEGRVRIYPHFPFEEGRRFEIYMMEMDPKSELKAESHIEGTEEFITVFEGKVTIRVGTEEYTVNQGESIRFGADKPHAYVNSGIKMNKLNMVIHYPK, from the coding sequence TTGAAAAACATTAATAGTATTCTTGCGCAGAACCTGAAACAGCTTCGGGAACAAAGAAAGCTGAGTCTAGACAAAGTTGCCGAAATGTCTGGTATTAGCAAGACTATGCTTGGTCAGATTGAACGTGGCGAATCCAATCCATCGATTGCAACCGTATGGAAGATTGCCAATGGCTTGAAGATTTCCTTTACTGCTCTGATCCACGAGCCGAAGTCAGATACGACTGTTGTAACGGGCGATGATATTCAAGTATTGATGGAGGATGAGGGAAGGGTTCGGATTTATCCGCATTTTCCTTTTGAAGAGGGTCGTCGTTTTGAAATATATATGATGGAGATGGACCCAAAGTCTGAGTTGAAAGCTGAATCGCATATCGAAGGTACGGAAGAATTTATTACTGTTTTTGAAGGGAAAGTTACGATTCGGGTAGGCACAGAAGAATATACGGTGAACCAAGGCGAGTCAATTCGTTTTGGAGCGGACAAGCCTCATGCCTATGTTAACTCCGGTATTAAGATGAACAAATTAAACATGGTCATTCATTATCCGAAGTGA
- a CDS encoding TetR/AcrR family transcriptional regulator — translation MSEKSNARESIVSTAARLFFSQGYHATGLNQIIKESSTPKGSLYHYFPHGKEELAHECIQKANEHILQTFEQTFAAHDNTGDAIQRFIHDLAHETEAAGFTGFLPFSFWAAVETSCISQQLRVACQGVFADWQDVIKKHLILDGIGEEKARETALLVISLMEGALIISLTNQDKQPLLTAADYLSVVAKNARQIQ, via the coding sequence TTGAGTGAAAAGTCTAATGCTAGAGAGTCCATTGTCAGCACAGCAGCGAGACTGTTTTTTTCACAAGGATATCATGCGACCGGTCTGAATCAGATCATCAAGGAGAGTAGTACGCCGAAAGGGTCCTTATATCATTATTTCCCGCACGGCAAAGAAGAGCTCGCGCACGAGTGTATTCAAAAAGCCAATGAACATATCTTGCAGACATTTGAGCAAACCTTTGCAGCCCATGACAACACGGGGGACGCCATTCAGAGATTTATTCATGATCTGGCTCATGAAACAGAAGCAGCTGGTTTTACCGGATTTCTGCCATTCAGCTTCTGGGCAGCTGTGGAGACCTCATGTATTAGTCAGCAGTTGCGTGTTGCCTGTCAGGGGGTATTTGCAGATTGGCAGGATGTCATTAAGAAACATCTGATTCTGGATGGCATTGGTGAAGAGAAGGCGCGGGAGACAGCACTTCTGGTCATTTCCTTGATGGAAGGCGCATTGATAATCAGCCTGACGAATCAGGATAAACAGCCTCTGCTGACGGCTGCTGATTATTTGTCGGTTGTGGCGAAGAATGCCAGACAGATTCAATAA
- a CDS encoding LysE family transporter yields the protein MNIIPLVTYAIIASFTPGPNNIISMTHARNQGFRKTLPFISGVAAGCLLIMFLSSYFNLILHQYIPRIAPVLNVLGCVYMLYLALKIMRSKPANSQENKVNHYSFLFGFTLQFINPKVILYGLTAISVFVLPLGQSHIQLIAFSLLLTFIGISANMTWAFGGMLFQSFLLKYERPVNIVMGILLIYSALSILM from the coding sequence ATGAACATTATACCTTTAGTGACCTATGCAATCATCGCTTCATTTACACCCGGACCCAACAACATCATTTCCATGACGCATGCCAGAAATCAGGGATTCCGCAAGACCCTTCCGTTTATTAGTGGAGTTGCAGCCGGCTGCTTGCTAATTATGTTTCTGTCCAGTTATTTCAACCTTATTCTTCATCAATATATTCCCAGGATCGCACCCGTATTGAACGTGTTAGGATGTGTGTACATGCTCTATCTGGCGCTCAAAATCATGCGAAGTAAACCTGCAAATTCGCAAGAAAACAAGGTCAATCATTATTCATTTCTATTTGGGTTCACCCTGCAATTCATCAATCCCAAAGTCATTCTGTATGGGCTTACTGCCATATCCGTTTTTGTTCTGCCTCTTGGACAATCCCATATTCAATTGATCGCATTCTCCTTGCTGCTCACCTTCATCGGTATTAGTGCCAATATGACCTGGGCGTTCGGTGGCATGTTATTCCAGAGCTTTCTATTGAAATACGAACGTCCTGTTAATATCGTGATGGGTATATTGCTAATCTACAGTGCACTGTCAATCCTGATGTAA
- a CDS encoding MBL fold metallo-hydrolase, translated as MTKYENQIPTSAGMSFKSLISILRDSMRGNVERRPVGVMPMEVCEPADSFSASDNSQVTWFGHSAFFLEIEGHRLLFDPMLGNRPSPVSWVGTKRYSTNLPIQPEDFPALDAIIISHDHYDHLDYDSIRRLKDKTKRFIVPLGVRRRLIQLGVPSEQITEYNWWDELSFKGLTFACTPARHFSGRGLFDRNSTLWCSWVIAGQHTKVFFSGDSGYGPHFKEIGNKYGPFDLTLMECGQYDERWSNIHMMPEETVQAHLDVRGKLLIPIHWAAFTLAYHAWNEPVERITKAAHALNVKIATPKIGEKVVLHTENYPIHPWWRPELG; from the coding sequence ATGACAAAATATGAAAATCAGATCCCGACATCGGCCGGCATGAGCTTCAAGTCTCTGATCAGTATATTGAGAGATTCCATGCGTGGCAATGTAGAGCGGAGGCCAGTGGGCGTAATGCCCATGGAGGTATGTGAACCTGCAGACTCATTCAGTGCTTCCGATAATTCGCAGGTTACATGGTTTGGCCATTCAGCCTTTTTCCTTGAAATCGAAGGTCACAGGTTACTCTTTGATCCAATGCTAGGCAATCGTCCATCCCCTGTATCCTGGGTGGGTACCAAACGTTACAGCACGAATCTACCGATTCAACCCGAGGATTTCCCGGCTTTGGATGCAATCATTATATCGCATGACCATTATGATCATCTCGACTATGACTCCATTCGCAGATTGAAGGATAAAACAAAGCGCTTTATCGTGCCGCTTGGGGTCCGTCGTCGACTGATTCAACTGGGTGTGCCTTCGGAACAGATTACCGAGTATAACTGGTGGGATGAGTTATCGTTCAAAGGTTTAACATTTGCTTGTACGCCAGCGCGACATTTCTCGGGCAGAGGATTATTCGACCGTAATTCTACCTTATGGTGTTCGTGGGTTATTGCTGGACAACATACAAAAGTGTTCTTTAGTGGCGACAGCGGATACGGTCCTCATTTCAAAGAAATTGGCAATAAATACGGTCCATTTGACCTAACGTTGATGGAGTGCGGGCAATATGACGAGCGTTGGTCCAACATTCACATGATGCCGGAAGAAACAGTGCAAGCGCATTTGGACGTAAGGGGTAAGCTACTCATTCCAATTCATTGGGCAGCATTTACGTTGGCCTATCATGCCTGGAATGAACCGGTTGAACGAATTACGAAGGCTGCACATGCCTTGAACGTTAAGATTGCAACACCCAAAATCGGCGAGAAGGTTGTTCTTCATACGGAGAATTATCCTATACATCCGTGGTGGAGACCGGAATTAGGATAA
- a CDS encoding alpha/beta hydrolase: MKKWRKRLVKFLIFDLALIILLFGTGVIYQQVGLRQDAKTLVPPGKLYEVHGDNMHLYTGGEGEVTVVLASGWGTANPYVDYYPLYEKLAPNTKFAVYDRFGYGYSDRTDKKRDVDTVAEELHELLEVSGQKPPYVLVGHSLGSLETIRFAQKYPNLVKGIVMIDGGSPEYYANDDDSLADTIGGFANKFRIQTGLFRLSMQSDLVVETSNASRNELKLVPDELKKLDTTALLYNYGNANTLDELREIAANAKVVVDHKQTLPFPLTILTADYLGASEPEWDKTQTEFKSWSNESKQITIKDTDHYIHQYRPDLVADEILALVKK, encoded by the coding sequence ATGAAGAAATGGCGTAAAAGATTAGTTAAGTTTTTGATATTTGACCTCGCGTTAATTATTTTACTTTTCGGTACAGGCGTGATCTACCAACAAGTGGGTTTAAGGCAGGATGCCAAAACACTCGTACCTCCTGGAAAGCTCTACGAAGTACACGGAGACAATATGCATTTATATACCGGTGGAGAAGGCGAGGTAACGGTAGTACTTGCCTCCGGCTGGGGTACCGCTAATCCCTATGTAGATTATTATCCCCTATATGAGAAGCTTGCTCCTAACACAAAATTTGCTGTATATGATCGATTTGGCTATGGTTATAGCGATCGAACCGATAAGAAACGCGATGTCGATACCGTGGCAGAGGAATTACACGAGTTGTTAGAGGTATCTGGACAGAAGCCACCTTATGTTTTAGTTGGACATTCTCTCGGCTCGCTGGAAACCATCCGTTTCGCACAGAAGTACCCGAATCTCGTGAAAGGTATCGTCATGATTGATGGCGGAAGTCCCGAATATTATGCGAATGACGATGACTCCTTGGCAGATACAATTGGTGGTTTCGCGAATAAATTCCGTATCCAAACCGGACTGTTCCGCCTCTCCATGCAATCTGACTTGGTTGTCGAGACTTCCAATGCCAGTCGTAATGAACTGAAACTTGTACCCGATGAACTGAAAAAATTGGATACAACTGCGTTGTTGTACAACTACGGTAATGCTAACACGTTGGATGAATTACGTGAAATAGCTGCCAACGCCAAAGTGGTCGTAGATCACAAGCAAACCTTGCCGTTTCCGCTCACCATACTGACGGCTGATTACTTAGGTGCCAGTGAACCCGAATGGGATAAAACTCAAACAGAATTCAAATCTTGGTCTAATGAATCGAAACAGATAACCATTAAAGATACTGATCATTACATCCATCAATATCGCCCGGATCTCGTTGCGGATGAAATATTAGCCTTGGTGAAGAAGTAA
- a CDS encoding DHA2 family efflux MFS transporter permease subunit — translation MKADSAQNQEETKQYKVFPILFAMLLSGFIGLFGETALNVALTPLMGLLEVGPTTIQWLTTGYLLVLGILVPVSGMLLQWFTTRQLFTTSLIFSIAGTFVAALAPSFEILLVARVLQAIGTALLLPLMFNTILVIFPIEKRGAAMGLIGLVIMFAPASGPSISGLILANLSWHWIFWISLPFFIISLVCGLLFLPNISKLTKPKIDVLSIILSTLGFGGIVYGFSSAGGHGETGGGWTSPVVVTTLVIGVLSLLLFSIRQLRMKQPMMDLRAFRYPMFTVGLILIFICMMMMLSSMLILPMYLQQGMAVTALTAGLVLLPGSLLNGFLSPIMGRLFDKFGPKWLVIIGMAIVSVVLFLYTGIEATTSLGMIITLHVFMMIGISMIMMPAQTNGLNQLPPEFYPHGTAIMNTLQQVSGAIGTAVAVSILSAGQTRFLSNVTDPESPENQLAGFTSGVQNAFVFALVLAVIGLIISLFVKRVKVGAQAGQQGPMH, via the coding sequence ATGAAGGCTGATTCTGCACAGAATCAAGAAGAAACAAAGCAATATAAGGTATTTCCGATTTTGTTCGCCATGCTGCTAAGCGGCTTTATTGGTCTGTTTGGAGAAACGGCATTAAACGTGGCTTTGACGCCACTTATGGGTCTGCTTGAAGTAGGTCCTACAACGATTCAATGGTTAACCACAGGTTATTTGCTTGTGTTGGGAATCCTGGTACCGGTATCCGGTATGCTGTTGCAGTGGTTTACAACCAGACAATTGTTCACAACGTCCCTGATTTTCTCGATTGCAGGAACATTTGTTGCTGCACTTGCACCTAGTTTCGAAATTCTATTGGTGGCACGCGTACTGCAGGCGATAGGTACAGCGCTATTGTTGCCACTGATGTTTAACACCATATTGGTTATTTTCCCGATTGAAAAACGTGGTGCTGCCATGGGATTGATCGGTTTGGTTATCATGTTTGCGCCAGCAAGTGGTCCGAGTATCTCCGGTCTGATCCTGGCTAACCTGAGCTGGCACTGGATCTTCTGGATCTCCTTGCCGTTCTTCATTATCTCACTGGTATGTGGCTTGTTGTTCTTGCCGAATATTTCGAAATTGACCAAGCCCAAAATTGACGTACTGTCCATTATCCTGTCCACACTCGGGTTTGGTGGTATTGTATACGGGTTCAGTAGCGCAGGAGGACATGGGGAAACTGGCGGAGGCTGGACGAGCCCTGTCGTTGTTACCACTCTCGTTATTGGTGTGTTGTCCTTACTGTTATTCAGTATCCGTCAATTGAGAATGAAGCAGCCGATGATGGATCTGCGTGCATTCCGATATCCAATGTTTACGGTTGGTCTGATCCTGATCTTCATCTGTATGATGATGATGCTGTCTTCGATGTTGATTCTGCCAATGTACTTGCAACAAGGTATGGCGGTTACAGCTTTGACAGCAGGCCTGGTTCTATTGCCAGGTAGCTTGCTGAATGGATTCTTGTCTCCGATCATGGGACGTCTGTTCGACAAGTTTGGTCCAAAATGGCTTGTTATTATTGGGATGGCTATCGTATCCGTTGTCTTGTTCTTGTACACAGGCATCGAAGCGACAACTTCCCTGGGCATGATCATTACGTTGCACGTGTTCATGATGATCGGTATTTCGATGATTATGATGCCTGCACAAACGAACGGTCTAAATCAATTACCACCTGAGTTCTATCCTCACGGAACTGCGATCATGAATACACTTCAACAGGTATCCGGAGCTATTGGTACAGCTGTTGCGGTAAGTATATTGAGTGCAGGACAGACTCGCTTCTTGAGCAATGTGACGGACCCGGAGAGCCCTGAGAATCAGTTGGCAGGTTTCACGTCAGGTGTACAAAACGCGTTTGTCTTTGCACTGGTTCTTGCCGTGATCGGACTGATCATTTCACTGTTTGTGAAACGGGTCAAAGTTGGAGCACAAGCTGGACAACAAGGCCCAATGCACTAA
- a CDS encoding family 43 glycosylhydrolase, translated as MKRYWVRVLNISVLSTTLLTATALAPVSVFANGSGATVGNSQTSITPIANPAPSFKNVSVHDPSVIKVDDTFYIFGSHLQVAKSKDFLNWDLVASGVTDNNPVVPNVTKEFAEALEWAQTDTLWAADVIQLADGKFYMYYNACKGDSPRSALGIAVADNIEGPYKDQGILLKSGMWDQISEDGTIYDATIHPNVVDPDVFYDKNGKLWMVYGSYSGGIFILEMDETTGKPLPKQGYGKKLTGGNHSRIEAPYMLYSPETDYYYLYLSYGGLGADGGYNIRVARSQTPDGPFLDAEGNDMINVKADKDKPLFDDRSIEPFGVKLMGNFLFERQIGDPGTGLGSGYVSPGHNSAYVDPETGKQFLIFHTRFPGRGEEHEVRVHEMHMNADGWPVVSPYRYAALGEDTTQLTTQDIAGQYQWVNHGKDITADIKPSQTVQFTADGQIHGAVTGTWSLGADNKVQITSNNVVYKGVFTHEWNSESQSTVLTFSALSSSGVAIWGSQGVERSDQDIVDAVKKDLSISNTDHVFFNLSLPTKGTSDAAITWKSSNTSALSATGVVQRPRAGKGDAKVKLTATIRKGTAISSKTFNVIIPQQAISPLLGEYTFEHKKLAKVAQDSSKNEYHGQAFNVVSSAAGGKNQAATFNGTDSFIQLPGLITDTTDFTFSAWVNWDGGGSWQRIFDFGNGLTRHMFLTPSQHNGALQFTIHNEGRDQSLIAANPLPSKAWVHVAVTLQGDVGTLYVNGTSVASSSEITFNPKDLQVTEAYVGKSRYAADPFYKGSLDNVRVYDKALTAKEIQRQAKEKP; from the coding sequence ATGAAACGTTATTGGGTACGCGTACTTAATATTTCTGTACTAAGCACCACTTTACTTACTGCAACAGCTTTGGCACCGGTCTCGGTGTTCGCAAATGGTTCAGGGGCAACCGTGGGTAACTCGCAGACTTCCATCACACCTATCGCAAATCCTGCTCCATCATTCAAAAATGTTTCCGTTCATGACCCTTCTGTCATTAAGGTGGATGATACGTTTTATATTTTTGGATCACACCTGCAAGTGGCCAAGTCCAAAGATTTTCTGAACTGGGATCTCGTCGCCTCTGGTGTTACGGATAACAACCCTGTTGTCCCCAATGTAACCAAGGAATTTGCTGAAGCGCTGGAATGGGCACAGACGGATACGCTATGGGCGGCAGATGTCATTCAGCTCGCGGACGGCAAATTTTATATGTACTACAATGCTTGTAAAGGGGATTCTCCCCGATCAGCCCTCGGAATCGCTGTCGCAGATAACATCGAAGGACCTTATAAGGATCAGGGCATTCTGTTGAAATCTGGCATGTGGGATCAGATCAGTGAGGATGGTACCATTTACGATGCAACGATTCATCCCAATGTGGTCGATCCAGATGTCTTTTATGATAAGAACGGCAAGTTATGGATGGTGTATGGCTCGTATTCGGGAGGGATTTTCATTCTGGAGATGGATGAGACGACAGGCAAACCGCTGCCGAAGCAAGGTTATGGCAAGAAGCTGACGGGAGGCAACCATAGTCGTATTGAAGCCCCATACATGCTCTACAGTCCAGAAACCGATTATTATTATCTGTACCTGTCTTACGGCGGGCTAGGTGCTGATGGAGGATATAACATTCGTGTAGCCCGCTCCCAAACACCGGATGGACCTTTCCTCGATGCGGAAGGAAACGATATGATCAACGTTAAAGCGGACAAGGATAAACCGTTGTTTGATGATCGTTCTATCGAGCCTTTTGGAGTCAAATTGATGGGGAACTTCCTGTTCGAGAGACAGATCGGTGATCCAGGCACAGGCCTAGGTAGTGGCTATGTTTCGCCAGGACATAACTCTGCTTATGTTGATCCGGAGACTGGCAAACAATTTCTCATCTTCCATACTCGCTTTCCAGGGCGTGGCGAAGAACATGAAGTTCGCGTACATGAGATGCATATGAATGCAGATGGGTGGCCCGTTGTTTCTCCCTATCGCTATGCGGCTTTGGGAGAGGATACAACGCAACTAACAACTCAGGATATTGCTGGTCAGTACCAATGGGTGAATCATGGTAAGGACATCACGGCAGACATCAAGCCATCCCAGACGGTTCAGTTCACGGCAGATGGGCAGATTCATGGTGCTGTGACAGGAACATGGAGCCTTGGCGCAGACAACAAGGTTCAGATCACATCGAATAACGTTGTCTACAAAGGCGTTTTCACGCATGAATGGAACTCGGAATCTCAAAGTACGGTTCTGACCTTTAGCGCCCTCTCCTCCTCCGGGGTAGCCATCTGGGGAAGTCAAGGTGTTGAACGGAGCGATCAAGACATTGTAGATGCGGTGAAAAAGGATCTGAGCATTAGCAATACGGATCATGTGTTCTTCAACCTATCTTTGCCTACTAAGGGAACAAGTGATGCAGCGATTACGTGGAAAAGCTCCAACACTTCGGCTCTATCCGCTACAGGTGTAGTGCAGCGACCACGCGCTGGTAAGGGCGATGCCAAAGTAAAATTAACCGCAACGATTCGTAAAGGAACTGCGATAAGCTCCAAAACGTTTAACGTTATCATTCCACAGCAAGCGATAAGCCCGTTGCTCGGGGAGTATACTTTTGAACACAAGAAACTTGCCAAAGTCGCACAGGATTCCAGTAAAAATGAATATCACGGACAAGCTTTTAACGTGGTCAGTTCTGCTGCTGGTGGCAAAAATCAGGCTGCCACATTTAACGGGACAGACAGTTTCATCCAATTACCTGGCCTGATCACAGATACAACGGATTTCACGTTTAGCGCTTGGGTCAATTGGGACGGCGGCGGGTCCTGGCAGCGTATTTTTGACTTTGGAAATGGCTTGACGAGGCATATGTTCCTTACTCCCTCCCAGCATAATGGAGCGCTACAATTCACCATTCATAATGAGGGTCGGGATCAGAGTCTGATTGCCGCAAATCCACTGCCTTCCAAAGCGTGGGTTCATGTGGCTGTAACCCTTCAGGGTGATGTAGGTACTCTGTATGTGAATGGTACATCGGTTGCAAGCAGCTCTGAGATCACCTTTAACCCGAAAGATCTGCAGGTAACGGAAGCTTATGTAGGCAAGAGTCGTTATGCGGCTGATCCGTTCTACAAAGGCAGTCTGGATAACGTAAGAGTGTATGACAAAGCATTAACAGCCAAGGAAATCCAGCGTCAGGCCAAAGAAAAGCCTTAA